A window of Elusimicrobiota bacterium contains these coding sequences:
- a CDS encoding histidine phosphatase family protein, translating to MAKGAGHTLLILRHAHRSLSHPGLDNGLSAKGREQARLILKLFKSFFGRPSNTLLLSSPKKRCLETLRPIAKLTGVRMGTDDRLLEQRPAETHNQFEDRVRRFINEQRKAASPLTVVCSHGDWVPVALRLATGGRMRLKKGGWAQVEFEKGAAPRLSWLLQKLD from the coding sequence GTGGCTAAGGGGGCGGGACACACCCTGTTAATCTTGCGCCACGCCCACCGATCGTTGTCGCACCCGGGCTTGGACAACGGATTGAGCGCCAAAGGGCGCGAGCAGGCCCGACTGATCCTCAAGTTGTTCAAATCCTTTTTTGGTCGGCCGTCCAACACCCTGCTGCTCTCAAGCCCCAAGAAACGATGCTTGGAAACCCTTCGCCCCATCGCCAAACTCACCGGCGTCCGCATGGGGACGGACGATCGCTTATTGGAACAGCGTCCCGCCGAAACGCACAATCAATTTGAAGACCGCGTCCGGCGATTCATCAACGAACAACGGAAAGCCGCCTCGCCCCTGACGGTGGTGTGCTCCCACGGGGATTGGGTTCCGGTGGCGTTGCGGTTGGCGACGGGCGGGCGGATGCGGCTGAAAAAAGGCGGGTGGGCCCAGGTGGAGTTCGAGAAGGGCGCCGCCCCGCGACTGTCCTGGTTGCTGCAGAAGCTCGATTGA
- the ppk1 gene encoding polyphosphate kinase 1, whose protein sequence is MPSARRFLPTLPHLLEAPHRPFIHRDLSALQFNERVLAEARSSANPLLERVKFLAITGSNLDEFFMIRYASLDRSIRVAAQRRSGHAGHLKRVRNALLDMVAAFTAKQAETLDLLAAALAARGVRLVRRPDPTDPAFEEGKAFFEQHVLPELRPPEPFRPSRLMSLDNLCLAAIFPTGLWFAIPRSLPPVFVTAPDARGEIRWHLLDDLLYLHLGPAFRLTDPPYLLRLTRDGDIPVHAEGDDPASIPDMVRSGLGSRDRGRPVRLQYAGDSSPEALNHVLAALRLSPRQILPAPGSLVLQGLWSALGRLPENTRRAPALSLPPLRPFLLESLRSKEGIFDVLKDRDILLHHPYESFDGYVNFIRAACADPRVTRIQQTVYRTDALSPVVEALKGAARHKKIRVLIELRARFDEMNNLRLADDLRRAGVEVAFGFGRLKVHAKIALVTRTEQGTDKLYTHLSTGNYNAATARAYEDLAVLTSDPSLGEDARRFFDAVCAGEIPTQFQSLVPAPAKLHRRLLQLIQQESEAAKAGRPAYLFAKVNALVDRTIVESLYAASQAGVAVDLVVRGACALIPGVKGLSENIRVISLVDRFLEHSRIYYFAAANRMYLSSADWMPRNFFSRLELAFPVRDERLFRYIRDVVVPVYLADTVKGRELTPQGTWRKRSVADTATPRARRTSPAFVGQSIRAQFYFEELANRGYRGTPLSRSPEAVGG, encoded by the coding sequence ATGCCGTCCGCGCGCCGTTTCCTCCCCACGCTTCCGCACCTGTTGGAAGCCCCCCACCGCCCATTCATTCATCGGGATTTGAGCGCCCTGCAATTCAACGAACGGGTGTTGGCCGAGGCCCGGTCCAGCGCCAACCCGTTGTTGGAGCGGGTCAAATTCCTGGCCATCACGGGGTCCAATCTCGACGAATTTTTCATGATCCGCTACGCCTCCCTCGACCGCTCCATCCGGGTGGCGGCCCAACGCCGCTCCGGCCACGCCGGCCACCTCAAGAGGGTGCGGAACGCGTTGCTGGACATGGTGGCCGCTTTCACCGCCAAACAAGCCGAGACCTTGGATTTGCTCGCGGCCGCTTTGGCGGCCCGCGGCGTGCGCTTGGTCCGGCGTCCCGATCCCACGGACCCGGCCTTCGAGGAGGGGAAGGCTTTTTTCGAGCAGCATGTTTTGCCCGAGTTGCGCCCGCCGGAACCCTTTCGACCGTCACGCTTGATGTCGCTCGACAATCTGTGCCTGGCCGCCATTTTCCCCACCGGTTTGTGGTTCGCGATTCCGCGTTCGCTTCCTCCCGTCTTCGTCACCGCGCCGGACGCCCGGGGGGAAATTCGATGGCACCTGCTGGACGACCTGTTGTACCTCCACCTGGGGCCCGCCTTCCGGCTCACGGATCCGCCGTACCTCCTCCGCCTGACCCGGGACGGGGACATTCCCGTTCACGCGGAAGGGGACGACCCCGCTTCCATTCCCGACATGGTCCGTTCGGGCTTGGGCTCCCGGGACCGCGGCCGCCCGGTGCGCCTTCAATACGCCGGGGATTCCTCCCCCGAAGCCCTGAACCATGTGCTGGCCGCCCTCCGCTTGTCCCCCCGTCAAATTCTGCCGGCGCCGGGTTCCCTCGTCCTTCAGGGGCTCTGGTCCGCCCTGGGACGGCTTCCCGAAAACACCCGGCGAGCCCCGGCGCTGTCGTTGCCGCCCCTCCGCCCTTTTTTGCTGGAATCCCTTCGCTCCAAGGAGGGGATCTTCGACGTTTTAAAGGACCGCGACATCCTTCTCCACCACCCCTACGAATCCTTCGATGGGTACGTCAATTTCATCCGGGCGGCCTGCGCCGACCCCCGGGTGACGCGGATCCAACAAACGGTGTACCGGACCGACGCGCTCTCGCCCGTGGTCGAAGCCCTGAAGGGAGCCGCCCGGCACAAGAAAATCCGGGTGCTCATCGAACTGCGCGCCCGGTTCGACGAAATGAACAATTTGCGGCTGGCGGACGATCTGCGCCGAGCCGGCGTGGAAGTGGCCTTCGGGTTCGGGCGGCTTAAGGTGCACGCCAAGATCGCCCTGGTGACCCGGACCGAGCAAGGAACCGACAAACTCTACACCCATCTTTCCACCGGAAACTACAACGCGGCCACCGCCCGGGCCTACGAGGATTTGGCCGTTTTGACCTCGGACCCGTCCCTGGGCGAAGACGCCCGGCGGTTTTTCGACGCCGTCTGCGCGGGGGAGATCCCCACGCAATTCCAGTCGTTGGTCCCGGCGCCGGCCAAACTTCACCGGCGGCTTCTGCAATTGATCCAACAGGAATCCGAGGCCGCCAAGGCCGGCCGCCCCGCCTACCTTTTCGCCAAGGTCAACGCCTTGGTCGATCGGACGATCGTCGAAAGCCTTTACGCCGCGTCCCAAGCGGGCGTCGCCGTCGACCTCGTGGTGCGCGGGGCCTGCGCGTTGATCCCCGGCGTCAAAGGGCTGAGCGAGAACATTCGCGTGATTTCCTTGGTGGATCGGTTTTTGGAACACAGCCGGATTTATTACTTCGCCGCCGCCAATCGCATGTACTTATCGAGCGCGGATTGGATGCCCCGCAATTTCTTTTCGCGATTGGAGTTGGCGTTCCCCGTCCGGGACGAACGGTTGTTCCGCTACATTCGAGACGTGGTCGTCCCGGTCTACCTGGCCGACACGGTCAAGGGCCGGGAGTTGACCCCCCAGGGCACCTGGCGAAAGCGATCGGTGGCGGACACGGCCACCCCCCGGGCGCGCCGAACCTCCCCCGCCTTTGTCGGTCAATCGATCCGTGCGCAATTTTATTTTGAAGAATTGGCGAATCGCGGTTATCGGGGGACGCCCCTGTCCCGTTCCCCGGAGGCCGTGGGTGGCTAA
- the phoU gene encoding phosphate signaling complex protein PhoU codes for MTPMERHFDEDLRDLEKRVLEMGALCESMIQKAVKALIERNGDLTQEVFALEVEANRRHVEIDEIAIKLIALHQPMARDLRTLAAAMKVNNDLERIADMAVNASQTGYYHLFNEPPVPEINMVTHMAQVAQTMLRNALDAYAKRDTELAQRVLAQEKEEDRLKARALKELISLIRTDPPRSEVFVDLILLSKNMERIGDHATNIAEDVVYMVLGKDIRHLPTVPDLDVAPR; via the coding sequence GTGACGCCCATGGAACGGCATTTCGACGAAGACCTGCGGGATTTGGAAAAGCGCGTCCTGGAAATGGGCGCCCTGTGCGAATCAATGATCCAAAAAGCCGTCAAGGCGTTGATTGAACGAAACGGCGATTTGACCCAAGAAGTTTTCGCCTTGGAGGTGGAAGCCAACCGGCGCCACGTGGAAATCGACGAAATCGCCATCAAGCTGATCGCCCTCCATCAGCCCATGGCCCGGGATCTGCGCACCTTGGCCGCCGCCATGAAGGTCAACAACGATTTGGAGCGAATTGCCGACATGGCGGTCAACGCGAGCCAGACCGGTTATTACCATCTATTCAACGAACCGCCCGTTCCCGAGATCAACATGGTGACCCACATGGCCCAGGTGGCTCAAACCATGCTGCGAAACGCCCTCGACGCCTACGCCAAACGGGACACCGAATTGGCCCAACGGGTGTTGGCTCAGGAAAAAGAAGAAGACCGTTTGAAGGCCCGGGCGCTCAAGGAATTGATTTCCCTGATCCGGACCGATCCCCCCCGTTCCGAAGTGTTTGTTGATTTGATCCTGCTGTCCAAGAACATGGAACGCATCGGCGACCACGCGACCAACATCGCCGAAGACGTCGTCTACATGGTGCTGGGAAAAGACATCCGCCATCTTCCGACCGTTCCGGACCTGGACGTCGCCCCCCGGTAA
- the pstB gene encoding phosphate ABC transporter ATP-binding protein, with translation MVETTASPLAGLAEKARVENLSFYYGTHRVLKNINLAIPEKKVTALIGPSGCGKTTLLRCFNRMHDLYPGNRYEGQIRLSPENTDILAPTVDPIEVRMRISMVFQKANPFPKTIFENVAYGLRVRGGMPKSEIAGRVEAALRGAALWEEVKDRLHTLGANLSGGQQQRLCIARALVTDPEMILFDEPTSALDPIATGKVEELVADLKNRVTILIVTHNMQQAARVSDFTGFMYIGELAEFDVTDKVFTNPSNKLTEDYITGRFG, from the coding sequence ATGGTAGAAACGACGGCGTCGCCCCTGGCCGGGTTGGCCGAAAAAGCCCGGGTGGAGAATCTAAGCTTTTACTACGGGACCCACCGGGTGCTCAAAAACATCAACCTGGCGATCCCCGAAAAGAAGGTCACCGCCTTGATCGGCCCTTCGGGATGCGGCAAGACGACCTTGTTGCGGTGCTTCAACCGCATGCACGACCTTTACCCCGGGAACCGCTACGAAGGGCAAATCCGCCTTTCGCCGGAGAACACCGATATCCTGGCCCCCACGGTCGACCCCATCGAAGTCCGCATGCGGATCAGCATGGTCTTCCAAAAAGCCAACCCCTTCCCCAAAACGATCTTCGAAAACGTGGCCTACGGACTCCGGGTTCGAGGCGGCATGCCCAAATCCGAAATCGCCGGCCGGGTGGAGGCCGCCCTGCGGGGCGCGGCCCTCTGGGAGGAGGTCAAAGACCGTCTTCACACCCTGGGCGCCAACTTGTCCGGCGGACAACAACAGCGTCTCTGCATCGCCCGGGCCCTCGTGACCGACCCCGAAATGATCCTGTTCGACGAACCAACCTCCGCCCTGGACCCCATCGCCACCGGCAAGGTGGAGGAACTGGTGGCCGATTTAAAAAATCGGGTGACCATACTGATCGTCACCCACAACATGCAACAAGCCGCCCGGGTGTCGGACTTTACCGGCTTCATGTACATCGGCGAACTGGCGGAATTCGACGTGACGGACAAGGTTTTCACGAACCCCTCGAACAAGCTCACCGAGGATTACATCACGGGAAGGTTTGGGTGA
- the pstA gene encoding phosphate ABC transporter permease PstA: MTVRGLKADIAQRKRHDRWFAALGLLATSVGILTLLALLIDLAMDGAGRLSFSFFANFPSRFPEKAGVLSAWVGTAVVMLVTALAAVPLGVAAGLYLEEYAPKNRITTLIEINIANLAGVPSIVYGLMALGVFVYGLHLGQSVLTAGLTLALLILPIVIMATREAIRTIPASIREAAFAVGATKWQMVRHHILPYSAGGILTGVIIGLSRAIGESAPLITVGALTFIAFLPPAPVVGKFPFLSFEWLTSPYTVLPIQLFNWVSRPQKAFHLNAAAAGLILMGMTLAMNAAAIAIRYRFRKRIKW; encoded by the coding sequence TTGACCGTGCGCGGCCTCAAAGCGGACATCGCCCAGCGGAAACGCCACGATCGCTGGTTCGCGGCTCTGGGCCTCCTGGCCACGAGCGTCGGCATCCTCACGCTCTTGGCTTTGTTGATCGACCTGGCCATGGACGGGGCGGGACGCCTTTCCTTTTCCTTTTTCGCGAATTTCCCTTCCCGTTTCCCCGAAAAAGCCGGCGTGCTTTCCGCCTGGGTCGGCACGGCGGTCGTCATGCTGGTCACGGCCCTGGCCGCGGTGCCCTTGGGGGTGGCGGCGGGCCTTTACCTGGAGGAATACGCCCCGAAGAACCGGATCACGACCTTGATCGAAATCAACATCGCCAATTTGGCCGGCGTTCCCTCCATCGTCTACGGGTTGATGGCCCTGGGCGTCTTCGTCTACGGCCTGCATCTGGGGCAAAGCGTGCTGACGGCGGGACTGACCCTGGCCCTGCTCATCCTGCCCATCGTGATCATGGCCACCCGGGAGGCGATCCGGACCATTCCGGCCTCCATCCGGGAAGCCGCCTTCGCCGTGGGCGCCACCAAGTGGCAGATGGTTCGCCACCACATCCTGCCCTATTCCGCCGGCGGCATCTTGACCGGCGTGATCATCGGCCTCTCCCGGGCCATCGGCGAAAGCGCGCCCCTCATCACCGTGGGCGCCTTGACCTTCATCGCTTTTCTCCCCCCGGCGCCCGTCGTCGGAAAATTTCCCTTTTTGTCTTTTGAGTGGCTCACCTCGCCCTACACCGTCCTGCCCATTCAACTTTTCAACTGGGTGTCGAGGCCGCAAAAAGCGTTCCATCTGAACGCCGCGGCCGCCGGCCTCATCTTGATGGGGATGACCTTGGCCATGAACGCGGCGGCCATCGCCATCCGATACCGCTTCCGAAAGAGGATCAAATGGTAG
- the pstC gene encoding phosphate ABC transporter permease subunit PstC — protein sequence MPPRTPPVKPTVSSASREDGPVAPPRFPTLPRARVGAWRRWEERAVRTVLFIAAFSSVLITLGIVGILLMESLSFFRNVSLWTFLTDTQWTPLFDDAHYGILPLVGGTLVVAAVALVFALPVGTITAVYLSEYAPHRVREVVKPFLELLTAVPTVVFGYFALLFVTPLLQHVFKDLPGFNMLSAGLVIGVMIIPYVSSLSEDAMRAVPMILREASYAMGATRFQTSVRVVVPAAFSGIASAFVLGFSRAIGETMVVAIAAGMQPNLTLNPLQPAATITAYIVQVALGDLPHGSVGYQTIFAAGLTLMLMTLVFNIAGHVLRKRYRESY from the coding sequence ATGCCTCCCCGGACCCCGCCGGTGAAACCGACGGTTTCATCGGCCTCCCGGGAAGACGGCCCCGTTGCCCCCCCCCGGTTCCCGACGCTCCCCCGCGCGCGCGTCGGGGCGTGGCGCCGCTGGGAAGAACGGGCGGTCCGAACCGTCTTGTTTATCGCGGCCTTTTCCTCCGTCCTCATCACCTTGGGCATCGTCGGCATTCTGCTCATGGAGTCCCTTTCTTTTTTCCGCAACGTGTCCCTTTGGACGTTTTTGACGGACACCCAGTGGACGCCGCTTTTTGACGACGCCCACTACGGCATTCTCCCCCTGGTGGGCGGAACGCTGGTCGTGGCCGCCGTGGCCCTGGTCTTCGCCCTGCCGGTGGGCACCATCACCGCCGTGTATTTGAGCGAGTACGCCCCCCACCGCGTGCGCGAGGTGGTCAAACCTTTTCTCGAATTATTGACGGCCGTGCCCACGGTGGTGTTCGGCTACTTCGCCCTCCTGTTCGTCACGCCGCTCCTCCAGCACGTTTTCAAGGATTTGCCGGGGTTCAACATGCTTTCGGCGGGCCTGGTGATCGGGGTCATGATCATTCCCTACGTCAGCTCGCTTTCGGAAGACGCCATGCGGGCGGTTCCCATGATCCTTCGGGAGGCGAGCTACGCCATGGGGGCCACGCGCTTTCAAACTTCCGTGCGGGTGGTCGTCCCGGCCGCCTTCTCCGGCATCGCCTCGGCCTTCGTGTTGGGATTTTCCCGGGCCATCGGCGAAACCATGGTCGTGGCCATCGCGGCCGGCATGCAACCCAACCTGACCTTGAACCCCCTCCAGCCCGCCGCGACCATCACGGCCTACATCGTGCAGGTCGCCCTGGGGGATTTGCCCCACGGGAGCGTCGGCTACCAAACCATTTTCGCCGCGGGATTGACTCTGATGCTCATGACGCTGGTTTTCAACATCGCGGGCCACGTTCTTCGCAAACGCTACCGGGAGTCCTATTGA
- a CDS encoding PstS family phosphate ABC transporter substrate-binding protein: MVQKSIRGLAAIALMLGALPAAAEKKIIKIDGSSTVYPITEAVAEEFMKTHPDIQVTVGISGTGGGFKKFCRGETDISDASRPILRKEMDACLDAAIQYYELPVAFDALTVMINPKNTWAATMTVAELKKIWEPAAQGQVTKWNQANPAWPDKALKLYGAGSDSGTFDYFTEAINGKAKSSRGDYTASEDDNVLVQGIASDEGALGYFGLAYYVENKDRLKAVAVNAGNGGVLPSEQTVMDGTYQPLARPIFIYPSKRSSKKPEVQAFVEFYLKNAPSLVKEVKYVPLPNEEYAGVLARFQSGQAGTAFGGKAEIGVKIQDLLKRKPKI; this comes from the coding sequence ATGGTTCAGAAATCGATTCGCGGCCTGGCGGCCATCGCCCTGATGCTCGGGGCCCTGCCCGCGGCGGCCGAAAAGAAAATCATCAAAATCGACGGTTCCAGCACCGTCTACCCGATCACCGAAGCGGTGGCCGAGGAATTCATGAAAACCCACCCGGACATTCAGGTGACGGTGGGGATTTCAGGCACCGGCGGCGGGTTTAAGAAATTCTGCCGGGGAGAGACGGACATTTCCGACGCCTCCCGGCCCATTCTCCGCAAGGAAATGGACGCCTGCCTGGACGCGGCCATTCAATATTACGAACTGCCCGTCGCCTTCGACGCCTTGACCGTCATGATCAACCCCAAAAACACCTGGGCGGCCACCATGACCGTCGCCGAGCTCAAAAAGATCTGGGAGCCGGCGGCCCAAGGGCAAGTGACGAAATGGAACCAGGCGAACCCCGCGTGGCCCGACAAGGCCCTTAAGCTGTATGGCGCGGGCTCGGATTCCGGCACCTTCGACTACTTCACCGAAGCCATCAACGGCAAAGCCAAATCCAGCCGGGGGGATTACACCGCCTCGGAAGACGACAACGTCCTGGTCCAAGGGATCGCCTCCGACGAAGGCGCCCTGGGCTATTTCGGCCTGGCCTACTACGTGGAAAACAAAGACCGCTTAAAAGCGGTCGCGGTCAACGCCGGGAACGGCGGAGTGCTGCCCTCCGAACAAACCGTCATGGACGGCACCTACCAACCGCTGGCGCGGCCCATCTTCATCTACCCGTCGAAACGGTCCTCGAAAAAACCGGAGGTCCAGGCCTTTGTCGAGTTTTATCTGAAAAACGCCCCGTCGCTGGTGAAAGAAGTAAAGTACGTTCCCCTGCCCAACGAGGAATACGCGGGCGTGCTCGCCCGGTTCCAGTCCGGCCAAGCCGGGACCGCTTTCGGCGGCAAAGCCGAGATCGGCGTCAAGATTCAAGACCTGTTGAAACGGAAACCGAAGATCTGA
- a CDS encoding putative porin — MNQGIKHTRRALGLAGVLALGALVAPAARAGTEISFADWVTKITVKGDVRLRSDSEIIRQGVDRNRQRMRIRLQGEIPVSPTLKTVFGVASGEGEQTSTNQSFKALSSQKALWIDLAYLEYKPMETFRLTAGRMKNPLWLTYSDDAVWDGDFNPEGLAQNLKLSLFGSGRLFVNMLQGVADEDSASPKDQFYFTEQLGVIWPLPADSRITVAGAVTEWVNESSATRKQLGSAATFQQVKVQDGNRRFGNGLANEFRVMELTAEYLIPVFERPLSIQGTYVKNLASLDVYTDKADRGNQVGLIYGKASGKGKWEAAYFHKQLATDATVSDVADSDFGVGGTNRRGHLAWFAFAPADYAVAQVKFFNTKLNDTTFTSGKAKDVNRLQIDFSVKF, encoded by the coding sequence ATGAATCAAGGCATTAAACACACCCGCCGGGCCCTCGGCTTGGCCGGCGTTCTCGCCCTGGGCGCCCTGGTCGCTCCCGCGGCCCGCGCTGGGACCGAAATCAGCTTCGCCGATTGGGTGACCAAAATCACGGTCAAAGGCGACGTTCGCCTGCGCTCCGACAGCGAAATCATCCGCCAGGGCGTGGACCGCAACCGCCAACGGATGCGGATCCGCCTGCAGGGCGAAATACCGGTGAGTCCCACTCTCAAAACCGTCTTCGGCGTTGCCAGCGGCGAAGGCGAGCAGACCTCGACCAACCAGAGCTTCAAGGCCCTCTCGAGCCAAAAAGCCCTCTGGATCGATCTGGCTTACCTGGAATACAAACCCATGGAAACCTTCCGCCTCACCGCCGGCCGGATGAAAAATCCCCTCTGGCTGACTTATTCCGATGACGCTGTGTGGGACGGCGATTTCAACCCCGAAGGCTTGGCCCAGAACCTAAAATTGTCGTTGTTTGGCTCGGGCCGGTTGTTCGTCAACATGCTCCAGGGCGTGGCCGACGAAGACAGCGCCTCCCCCAAGGACCAGTTCTACTTCACCGAACAACTGGGCGTCATCTGGCCCCTGCCCGCGGACTCCCGCATCACCGTGGCCGGCGCGGTCACCGAATGGGTCAACGAGTCCTCGGCGACCCGCAAACAGCTCGGCTCCGCCGCGACCTTCCAGCAGGTCAAAGTGCAGGACGGCAACCGCCGTTTCGGAAATGGCCTGGCCAACGAGTTCCGCGTGATGGAATTGACGGCGGAATACCTGATTCCGGTCTTTGAACGTCCGCTCTCCATTCAGGGGACTTACGTCAAAAACCTGGCCTCCCTGGACGTCTACACGGACAAGGCGGACCGCGGAAACCAAGTCGGCTTGATTTACGGCAAAGCCAGCGGCAAGGGCAAATGGGAAGCGGCTTATTTCCACAAACAATTGGCCACCGACGCCACCGTGTCCGACGTTGCGGATTCGGACTTCGGCGTGGGCGGCACCAACCGCCGCGGCCACCTGGCCTGGTTCGCCTTTGCCCCGGCCGATTACGCCGTGGCGCAAGTGAAGTTCTTCAACACGAAGCTGAACGACACGACCTTCACCAGCGGCAAAGCCAAGGACGTGAACCGTCTGCAGATCGACTTCTCGGTCAAGTTCTAA